The genomic segment TCAGATCACCACCACGGCGAAGGTGGTATCTATTATCGCCAGAGAGTTTGACATGGAAGTCATGGAACTACTTCTCGACCGGCGAGGCGACCAGATTACCATCACCGAGGAAGTAGTAGAAGCGGCAGTGAGAAACAAGAGAAACGGCAAGGAAGTCATGGAACTACTTCTCGACCGGCGAGGCGTCCAGATTACCATCACTGAGGAAGTGGTAAAAGTAACAGCAGGAAACGAATGGAGCGGTAAAGAAGTCATGGAACTACTTCTCGACCGGCGACGCAACCagatcaccatcaccaaggaAGTGGTAAAGGCGGCGGCAGGAAACCAAAGGAGCGGCAAGGAAATTTTGGCCCTGCTTCTTGAACGGCGACGCAACCAGATTGCCATCACTAAAGAAGTAGTgaaggcagcagcaggaaaTGAGGTGAGCGGAAAGGAAATTATGGCACTACTACTTGGCCGGCGAGGCAACCAATCTACCATCACGGCAGAGGCGGTAAGTAGTATTGCTAGAGAGTTTGATGAGGAAATCATGGCAATGCTTCTCAAACGGCAAGGCAACCAGATCACTATTACTGCAAAGGTGGTAGAGGCTGCAGCAGGAAACGAATGGAGCGGCAAGGTCATGGAACTACTTCTTGACTGGCAGGGCGACCAAATCACAATCACTGAACGGGTGACAACGACCGCAGCAGGAAACAAAAGgaacggcaaggaaattATGGCACTACTTCTTGACCGGCAAGGAGACCAGATCACGGTCACTAAAGAAGTAGTAAAGGCGGCGGCAGGAAACCAAAGGAACGGCAAAGAAATTATGGCACTACTTCTCAACCGCCGAGGTGCCCAGATGACCATCACCAAGGAAGTGGTATCTGTTATTGCTAGAGAGTTTGATGAGGATATCATCACAGTGCTTCTCAATCAGCAAGGCGCCCAGATTCGTATTACTAAGGAAGTGGTGAAGGCCACAGCGCAAAACAAAGGGAACGGACAGAAAGTCATGGCACTACTCTTCAACCAGCGAGGCAACGAGATCACCATCACTGAGGAGGTAGTAAAAGCGGCAGTAACAAACAAGAGAAACGGCAAGGAAGTCATGGAACTACTTCTCGACCGGCGAGGCGACCAGATCACCATCACTGCGGAAGTGGTACAGGCTGTGGCAAAAAACGAGAGGAACGGCAAGGAAGTCATGGCACTCCTTCTCCGAGGCGCTCAGATCACCATCACGGCGGAGGTGGTATCTAGTATCGCCAGAGAGTTTGATATGGAAGTCATGGAACTACTTCTCAACCGGCGAGGCGACCAGATTACCATCACTGAGGAGGTGGTACAGGCTGCGGCAAAAAACAAGAGGAACGGCAAGGAAGTCATGGCACTCCTTCTCCGAGGCGCTCAGATCACCATCACGGCGGAGGTGGTATCTAGTATCGCCAGAGAGTTTGATATGGAAGTCATGGAACTACTTCTCGACCGGCGAGGCGACCAGATTACCATCACTGAGGAGGTGGTACAGGCTGCGGCAAAAAACAAGAGGAACGGCAAGGAAGTCATGGCACTCCTTCTCCGAGGCGCTCAGATCACCATCACGGCGGAGGTGGTATCTAGTATCGCCAGAGAGTTTGACATGGAAGTCATGGAACTACTTCTCGACCGGCGAGGCGACCAGATTACCATCACTGAGGAGGTGGTACAGGCTGCGGCAAGAAACAAGAGGAACGGCAAGGAAGTCATGGCACTCCTTCTCCGAGGCGCTCAGATCACCATCACGGCGGAGGTGGTATCTAGTATCGCCAGAGAGTTTGATATGGAAGTCATGGAACTACTTCTCAACCGGCGAGGCGACCAGATCACCATCACCGAGGAAGTAGTAGAAGCGGCAGTGAGAAACAAGAGGAACGGCAAGGAAGTCATGGAACTACTTCTCGACCGGCGAGCCGCCCAGATTACTATCACTGCGGAAGTAGTAGAGGCCGCAGCAGGAAACGAATGGAGCGGTAAAGAAGTTATGGAACTGCTCCTCGACCGGCGAGACGACCAGATCACCATCACTGCAGAGGTGGTAAAGGCGGCAGTCGGAAACAAAAGGAATGGCAAGGAAGTCATGAAACTGCTCCTCGACCGGAAAAGTGACCAGATCACCATCACTGAGGAGATAATAAATGCTGTAGGAGAATACGGAAGTACGTCGGACCGCCTGCAGTTTATGCTACTACTTCTTGACTACGACGTAGGCGTCGAAATCCAAAGCAGTGAGGAGGCGATAACagaggacgaagatgaagttATATCACTTCTAAACCAGCAAGGCAACCAAATCACAATTACTGAGGAGGTGGTAAACGTTGCAGCAGGAAACCAAAGGAATGGCAAAGAAGTTATGGAACTACTTCTCGACCGACGAGGCGACGAGATCACCATCACTGCAGAGGTGGTAGAGGCCGCAGCAGGAAATGAGGAGAACGGCAAGGAAGTCATGGAACTACTTCTCGACCGACGAGGCGACGAGATCACCATCACTGCGGAAGTAGTAGAGGCCGCAGCGGGAAACGAATGGAACGGGGGAAAACTCATGGAACTACTCCTCGACCGACGAGGCGACGAGATCACCATCACTGAGGAGGTAGTACAGGCCGCAGCAGGAAATGAGGAGAACGGCAAGGAAGTCATGGAACTACTCCTCGACCGACGAGGCGACGAGATCACCATCACTGCGGAAGTAGTAGAGGCCGCAGCAGGAAACGAATGGAACGGAGGAAAACTCATGGAACTACTCCTCGACCGGCGAGGCGACCAGATCGCCATCACTGAAGAGGTAGTACAAGCCGCAGCAGGAAATGTATGGAACGGCACGGACGTTATGGCACTACTCCTCGAACGACGAGTAGAATTTGCGGATGGATGGACGCCGCTTAATGCAGCTTCGATTGTCGGTCACCTGGAGGTTGTTAGGCTAATTCTTGCCAAGGGGGCAGATGTCACagcggccgacgaggacggatGGACAGCCCTCCACGAAGCCTCGGCAAATGGCCACCTCCAGGTTGTCAAgctgcttctcgacaagGGAGCAGACATCACCGCGGCTGACAAGTGGGGATGGCCGCCGCTCAGCTTGGCATCAAACAGCGGTCATGTTGAGATCGCCCAGCTACTTCTCGACAAGGGGTCAGATGTTACAgcggccgacgaggatggaATGACAGCCCTCCACGAAGCCTCGGCAAATGGCCACCTCCCGGTTGTTAAgctgcttctcgacaagGGAGCAGACATCACCGCGGCTGACAAGTGGGGATGGCCGCCGCTTAACTTGGCATCAAATAGCGGTCATCTGGACGCGGTCCAGCTGCTGCTTGACAAAGGAGCAGGCGTCTATGGTATGGATAACGATGGTCGGACAGGCCTTTTTCATGCAGCAAGGCGAGGAGATTGCCAAACCGTGCAGGCTTTGCTCTCAAATAAAGCATCGGTGAATTTCAAGGACCGTTATGACGCAACACCACTAATTGCAGCCTCAAGAAACGGCCACGCAAATACAGTAGAGATTTTGCTTGAGGCAGAGGATATCTGTATCGACTGCAGGGATAAATTAGGCCAAACCGCGTTATgctgggcgaggaagagcgGAAATGATTCAACAGTGCAACTTCTGCTCCGACATTTCGAAGGGGCAGGGCCTCAAGGCAGCAGTGCACACGGATTGGCGGACAACAATTCAACTCCGTTTGATTTGGATTTGAGCTGGTGCAATGTCTGTACTATTTGTATTCCAGATGGTAAGGCATATTACCAGTGCAAATCTTGTAATGCAGGTGACTTTCAGATCTGCCTGGATTGCTTTGACGTTGGTGTTGCATGCCAGGACAATGCTCACAAATGGGCATTGCATGAATCAGATTAGATAAAGTGTTATTTGCCTTTTATAGAGTCTTACTGTTTGATCCAAAAGCCGTTGAGAGAGTGAAGCTAAAATGTTGGTTGGCGGAGGCTGAATTTGAGTGTAGGATGGCGCTAGGAAAGAGAGTCTGCACGTCTCCTTTAGGAGGCTGGATAGAACATTTGTTTCATTCCAGCGTTACAAAAACTTTGTTTGACCTGCAAAAGGCAATATCAAGTCTTTATTAGGTTAAATTTTCAGCAATTTGCAGACTAAATGCGCGTTATTTAGTTAAGGTTTTAGTCAGCATAAACTAACCAGCTAATTTACCCTAGCAAACGGCGGTAGATCGCAAGGCACTGGGGCATTCATTCATGCGCTAAGAGTATCCGTAGGATTCTTTATGACGGCTGTGGAGCGCCGTTGACCCGGGCCGGCCATCAGGCTCTGAGTTTGCCTgggacgatgacgacctATTGGATAGGTTGCAGGCTATGTCAACTTACTGATCTACCTCTAGTTCGTTGTGTCTTCTAGCGTCCCCTGCTTTGCTCTCATCTGGCTTCAATAGAGGGGTCCATCCGCCCCAGAGTGGCTCAAGTGCCATTGTGGCTGACACATGTAGCTGATCGAGAAGG from the Colletotrichum higginsianum IMI 349063 chromosome 11, whole genome shotgun sequence genome contains:
- a CDS encoding Pfs domain-containing protein; the protein is MRLVFDRLLKYSTLGRPTLLMTMLRLNSIIAVHGLGANVDWSWTWKEGGKHVNWLRDPDMLPAKVSKSRIMMYNYDSKWHVGAPKTRLQLCGEELIHAVHSFCGGAFKRPIIFIGHSLGGNVVVNALLYASDRKEYKYLLEATAGVVLLGAPLRGTKWQVFVDSLAQLMGPAGSHRGITKDLEFDGFELQDRLHRFCRLRNTLSTPVSCFFELYETDYGRRFGLSGVARGMIVEEASACIPGLDRYALQADHLKINKYRGPTDRGFLSVSGVIVEMCANANDVVTRRQDHALKQKPDAAACLRDLFLTDPLDDRKALKRKKGQRARGTCEWIMGAEELTHWLGSGRTGCSEGPSTQVLWLHGNPGTGKSTTAIFLTEELSKAFTTTTQKTVAYFFCDSGFDTRRTATSVVRGLLLQLVQQQPQLLDYVLPKYNERGPALFDSFDALWAIFMNVAADKHTGEKYCVVDALDECDRESQATLLQQLKETFQGQHAPPNVRILVTSRPYPEIRQHLGDFANKDLASYPEAKRDIEQCIEERTADLVKAKHYTNKVQTRVRNILREKADGTFLWVGLACEELKAVPSKDAVQVLENIPRGLTYLYKRLLDSAFEQNAGADGIRRILSSVAVCVRPLSVLELSEACQLHLEEDDEQTRIQFTRDQIESCRLMVVIQDDKVLLLHQSVKDFLTGAEAGYFINDLKAHADIAYRCVDILIKSFHDKKDSSGPLLGYAIDQWPNHGRMAKSEFEVKASQAEFFAIRSECREDWLRAYSSRFPFQRMAKKSSILHVAAKWGIAALPQYVARLKTKDLDAGGTIKLVNRNDSRRRTAMMQAAGSAYLGVLPLLLNLGGEVAPQVVKAAAGNETNGREVMALLLDRRGDQITITEEVVQAAAKNDRNGKEVMALLLRGAQITTTAKVVSIIAREFDMEVMELLLDRRGDQITITEEVVEAAVRNKRNGKEVMELLLDRRGVQITITEEVVKVTAGNEWSGKEVMELLLDRRRNQITITKEVVKAAAGNQRSGKEILALLLERRRNQIAITKEVVKAAAGNEVSGKEIMALLLGRRGNQSTITAEAVSSIAREFDEEIMAMLLKRQGNQITITAKVVEAAAGNEWSGKVMELLLDWQGDQITITERVTTTAAGNKRNGKEIMALLLDRQGDQITVTKEVVKAAAGNQRNGKEIMALLLNRRGAQMTITKEVVSVIAREFDEDIITVLLNQQGAQIRITKEVVKATAQNKGNGQKVMALLFNQRGNEITITEEVVKAAVTNKRNGKEVMELLLDRRGDQITITAEVVQAVAKNERNGKEVMALLLRGAQITITAEVVSSIAREFDMEVMELLLNRRGDQITITEEVVQAAAKNKRNGKEVMALLLRGAQITITAEVVSSIAREFDMEVMELLLDRRGDQITITEEVVQAAAKNKRNGKEVMALLLRGAQITITAEVVSSIAREFDMEVMELLLDRRGDQITITEEVVQAAARNKRNGKEVMALLLRGAQITITAEVVSSIAREFDMEVMELLLNRRGDQITITEEVVEAAVRNKRNGKEVMELLLDRRAAQITITAEVVEAAAGNEWSGKEVMELLLDRRDDQITITAEVVKAAVGNKRNGKEVMKLLLDRKSDQITITEEIINAVGEYGSTSDRLQFMLLLLDYDVGVEIQSSEEAITEDEDEVISLLNQQGNQITITEEVVNVAAGNQRNGKEVMELLLDRRGDEITITAEVVEAAAGNEENGKEVMELLLDRRGDEITITAEVVEAAAGNEWNGGKLMELLLDRRGDEITITEEVVQAAAGNEENGKEVMELLLDRRGDEITITAEVVEAAAGNEWNGGKLMELLLDRRGDQIAITEEVVQAAAGNVWNGTDVMALLLERRVEFADGWTPLNAASIVGHLEVVRLILAKGADVTAADEDGWTALHEASANGHLQVVKLLLDKGADITAADKWGWPPLSLASNSGHVEIAQLLLDKGSDVTAADEDGMTALHEASANGHLPVVKLLLDKGADITAADKWGWPPLNLASNSGHLDAVQLLLDKGAGVYGMDNDGRTGLFHAARRGDCQTVQALLSNKASVNFKDRYDATPLIAASRNGHANTVEILLEAEDICIDCRDKLGQTALCWARKSGNDSTVQLLLRHFEGAGPQGSSAHGLADNNSTPFDLDLSWCNVCTICIPDGKAYYQCKSCNAGDFQICLDCFDVGVACQDNAHKWALHESD